TTGCAACAAGGACAAGGCCCTCTCTCCGGAATGCACCGGCGAGCCCGACGTCAGTCTGCGCGCGATCGCATCAAAAGAATTTTTTCCGGTGACCGTTCATGTGAACCTGGGATATATTTTCGTCGGTAACCCACCCAATACCAATCTGAACGACGTCCTGACCTACAGCCTCGCCATCGACTATTTGACGACGGCCGAATATTTTCACGTGGTGGGCGAATTGGCGGGCCAGTCCAACCCGTATCCCAAATCATCGGACCTGCCTTCACGGCTTTCGGCCAAGACCTCGGCGGATCCTTTGTCGGCTCTCATCGGTTTATTGTATGACTTGGATACCAACAAGGCACTGACTGCGGCATGGAGCATGGGGTTGACCCAGGCTAGTCCGGATTACACGCTGTCGGTGGGTTTCCGTTATTTATTTTAGGGATGCCTTTTGCCCGCTGAATAGATACCCGGGGACTCTGTCCACGATAACCTATTCTAAATCCACTTTTTCCTGCGGAAGAACCACAGCATCACGACGACAATGCCCACCATCACCCCGATCGTCGCGGGGTATCCGTAGCGCCATTCCAATTCGGGCATGTACTTAAAGTTCATGCCGTAGATGCTGGGGATGACCATGAGCGGCATAAAGACGACGGTAAGCGCGGTGAGCACCTTTATGACCTCGTTCAAACGGTTCGACACCATGGAGATGTAGGCCTCCAGGAGCCCGGTCGTAAGGTCTTTGTACGATTCAGCCAGGTCGTTAATCCGCACGAGGTGGTCATAAACATCTCGGAAATAAATGGCCGTCCGTTTGTTGACCACCGCGAACGAATCGCGGCTCAACCGGTTGAGAATTTCCCGTTGCGGACTGGTCACCCGCCGAAGGGACATCCCATCCCGTTTCAGCGAGAATATCCGGTTCAGGGTTTCCTTGCTGGGAAATCCAGTGACCTCGCGTTCGAGCTCATCCACCACTTCGTCGAAGTCATCTAAGATGGGAAAGTAATTGTCAACCGTACCGTCCAGAATCTCGTAAAGCAGGAAATCCGTTCCCCGGGACATGGAGAGAGAATTTTTCAGGCACCGTTCTTTGGTGCGGTTGATGCTGCGGGACAATTGCTGATGGTAGGTGACCAGGTAGCGTTTGCCCAGAAAAAAATTAAGCTCGACCGTTTTGAACGTTCCGGAGACGTCTCCACGACGGGCTCCGTGGAGCACGAGGAAGAGATAGTCGCCGAAATCATCCAGTTTGGGAAGGTGGGATTCCGCGATGCAATCTTCTATGGCGAGGGGATGAAAATTGAAGATGGAAGAAAGGATCTGGTTTTCTTCCTCGGTCGGGGCTTCCAGATCCACCCAGACCGATTCGGTCTCGTCCTTCAGCAGGCTGGGTAAAGACTCGGATTCCGTAATCCTCCGTAGTCCGTTTTGCTTTGACAGGGCAAAAATCTCGATCATCGTTTCACCAAAATAGATTCTTAACCTGACCGGTGCGGTCCTTTCACTCGCGTTGCCTGTGGTATCGACCCAGCGAGCAAGGCGAGCGGGAGGGGGAGGCTCCATCTGGCTTGGCCAGTGGAGGGGGCGACGCAAGCCCCTACAATCAGACGGCCTTCTTCACCCAGCCGGAACGAATGCAACGGGTGCAGACTTTGAGCCGTCGGGTCGTGTCGTTCACGACAGCCTTGACGGATTTCAGGTTCGGGTAAAAGGGGTGCTTGGTTTTATTATGGGCATGACTGACCTTAAAACCGATCGTTTTTCCTTTCCCGCAGATTGCACAAACGTACGCCACGGAGATTCTCCTTTTCCTCAATCATACTTGTTAACGATGCTTGTTCCTCGTTGTCAAGGTTGCAGAAACCAATTGGGTATGTTACCATAATGTCCGTCGTGTGACAAGGAATTTTCTGATGTTCATCCGGAGGCGCAACCGGACGCGCCTCTTCTAACCTTGACCTTCGTGTCAACCATGGACAGCGTCGAATCGCGCGAGATAATCCTCGACCGCATTCAGAAGCCCGTTCGATACGCCCTTCAAAAAAACTTCGCTCATCTCATGAAAGTCCGGGGACTGGCCGCGTTTGTGACGCAACAGGTACGGGCGGCCCTCGAACAGAACCCGCCCGAAGAGGAGGCCCCTGACTGGGTTCGCTTAAAAGATCTTTTTGCCGATTACGACGAACTTCTCGAAAG
This region of Nitrospiria bacterium genomic DNA includes:
- a CDS encoding transporter, yielding MTWRVFLFGLMTLLALLPSRPALALLPYLDTETAVPVDRGKSRLDVSLQLDRWKSNLSTYDLKAELTYGLINNLDFSVDVPYLIRKVKGSGDVDGVGDEDGVGDVTLKVKVRFIKGREANPVSIAGQLSVKFPSCNKDKALSPECTGEPDVSLRAIASKEFFPVTVHVNLGYIFVGNPPNTNLNDVLTYSLAIDYLTTAEYFHVVGELAGQSNPYPKSSDLPSRLSAKTSADPLSALIGLLYDLDTNKALTAAWSMGLTQASPDYTLSVGFRYLF
- the corA gene encoding magnesium/cobalt transporter CorA, translating into MIEIFALSKQNGLRRITESESLPSLLKDETESVWVDLEAPTEEENQILSSIFNFHPLAIEDCIAESHLPKLDDFGDYLFLVLHGARRGDVSGTFKTVELNFFLGKRYLVTYHQQLSRSINRTKERCLKNSLSMSRGTDFLLYEILDGTVDNYFPILDDFDEVVDELEREVTGFPSKETLNRIFSLKRDGMSLRRVTSPQREILNRLSRDSFAVVNKRTAIYFRDVYDHLVRINDLAESYKDLTTGLLEAYISMVSNRLNEVIKVLTALTVVFMPLMVIPSIYGMNFKYMPELEWRYGYPATIGVMVGIVVVMLWFFRRKKWI
- the rpmB gene encoding 50S ribosomal protein L28, which codes for MAYVCAICGKGKTIGFKVSHAHNKTKHPFYPNLKSVKAVVNDTTRRLKVCTRCIRSGWVKKAV